From Thiomicrospira sp. XS5, one genomic window encodes:
- the tyrS gene encoding tyrosine--tRNA ligase has protein sequence MKTVEEQLAIIKRGAEEILVEKELVEKLESGKPLKVKAGFDPTAPDLHLGHTVLINKLKQFQDLGHEILFLIGDFTAMIGDPTGKSATRPPLSEDDVLRNAETYKEQVFKILDPAKTQVVFNSEWMSKLTAADMIKLAGTTTVARMLERNDFGDRYASNTPIAIHEFLYPLVQGYDSVAMDADIELGGTDQKFNLLMGRTLQQHYGKDAQCTLTMPILEGLDGVQKMSKSLGNYIGIKDAPNDMFGKVMSISDDLMWRYYELLSFETLETIAGYQQAVKDGENPRNIKIKLALELIERFHNKESAEAALKDFETRFSKNAIPDDMPEFTFHDVMPLANVLKEAGLVASTSDGHRMVKQGAVKLNGEKVSDSRAPVENCEGQVYQVGKRKFARITVQA, from the coding sequence ATGAAAACAGTAGAAGAACAATTAGCGATTATCAAACGGGGCGCCGAAGAGATTCTGGTCGAGAAAGAATTGGTGGAAAAATTGGAGTCGGGCAAGCCGTTGAAGGTGAAAGCCGGGTTTGATCCGACGGCACCGGATTTGCACTTAGGGCACACGGTCTTGATTAACAAACTGAAGCAGTTTCAGGATTTAGGGCATGAAATTTTGTTCCTGATCGGTGACTTCACCGCCATGATTGGTGACCCGACCGGCAAAAGCGCGACGCGTCCGCCGTTGTCGGAAGACGATGTGCTGCGCAATGCCGAGACCTATAAAGAGCAGGTCTTTAAAATTTTGGATCCGGCCAAAACCCAAGTGGTGTTCAATTCCGAATGGATGTCCAAGTTGACGGCGGCGGATATGATTAAGTTGGCTGGCACCACCACGGTGGCGCGCATGTTAGAGCGTAACGACTTTGGCGATCGTTATGCGTCCAATACGCCGATTGCGATTCACGAATTCCTGTATCCGTTGGTGCAAGGGTATGATTCCGTTGCGATGGACGCGGACATTGAGTTGGGCGGAACCGACCAGAAGTTCAATTTGCTGATGGGGCGTACTCTGCAACAACATTACGGTAAAGATGCTCAGTGTACGTTGACGATGCCGATTTTGGAGGGGCTGGATGGCGTGCAAAAAATGTCCAAGTCCTTGGGGAACTATATTGGTATTAAAGATGCCCCAAATGATATGTTCGGGAAAGTGATGTCGATTTCCGATGATTTGATGTGGCGTTACTACGAGTTGCTGTCATTCGAAACGTTGGAAACCATTGCCGGTTATCAGCAAGCGGTGAAAGACGGCGAAAATCCACGCAACATTAAAATCAAGTTGGCGTTGGAATTGATTGAGCGTTTCCATAATAAAGAAAGTGCCGAAGCCGCTTTGAAAGATTTTGAGACTCGTTTCTCCAAAAACGCCATCCCGGATGACATGCCGGAATTCACGTTTCATGACGTTATGCCGTTGGCGAATGTGTTGAAAGAAGCCGGTTTGGTTGCGTCGACTTCCGACGGACATCGTATGGTGAAACAAGGGGCGGTCAAATTGAATGGCGAAAAAGTGTCCGATAGCCGGGCACCGGTTGAAAATTGTGAAGGACAAGTCTATCAAGTGGGTAAACGAAAGTTTGCCCGAATCACCGTTCAGGCTTAA
- a CDS encoding dihydroorotate dehydrogenase: MVDLSVDLKGIRFANPVAMASGNAGYGFEYQAVSGFSNRDVGAVFLKGTTLEPKLGNKPERVMESPCGLLNSIGLQNPGAHAVIADYLPKLDLSQTQFIINVSGSSVEEYAEVVRLFDQTDLPAIEVNISCPNVKKGGAAFGNDPEMAARVVEACRACTSKPLIVKLSPNQTDIAEGARRVIDAGADILSAINTMMGMQIDIDSATPTLGNNQGGLSGPAIKPIALLKVHQVYQVAKQYDVPIIGLGGIASAEDAIEFILAGASMVAIGTAIAKDPLLVKKVAKGVERYMKRHGYASVNEMTGRLTLNTDTVLCG; this comes from the coding sequence TTGGTTGATTTATCGGTTGATTTAAAAGGTATTCGGTTTGCAAACCCGGTGGCGATGGCTTCCGGTAATGCCGGTTACGGTTTCGAGTACCAAGCGGTGTCCGGTTTTTCCAATCGCGATGTGGGGGCCGTCTTTCTCAAAGGCACCACCTTGGAGCCGAAGCTCGGCAACAAACCGGAGCGCGTCATGGAGTCGCCTTGCGGGTTGCTGAATTCCATCGGTTTGCAAAACCCGGGCGCGCATGCCGTGATTGCAGATTATCTACCAAAGCTCGATTTAAGCCAAACACAATTTATCATTAATGTCTCCGGCTCTTCGGTGGAGGAGTATGCGGAAGTGGTGCGCTTGTTCGATCAAACCGATTTGCCGGCCATCGAGGTGAATATTTCGTGTCCGAATGTGAAAAAGGGTGGTGCGGCCTTCGGGAATGATCCGGAGATGGCGGCGCGCGTGGTTGAAGCCTGTCGGGCCTGTACGAGCAAACCGTTGATTGTGAAGTTGTCGCCGAACCAGACCGATATTGCCGAAGGCGCGCGCCGAGTGATTGATGCCGGTGCGGATATTCTCTCCGCCATTAATACGATGATGGGGATGCAGATCGATATTGATTCCGCCACGCCGACATTAGGTAATAACCAAGGTGGGCTTTCCGGCCCGGCGATTAAACCGATTGCGTTGCTGAAGGTGCATCAGGTCTATCAAGTGGCCAAGCAATACGATGTGCCGATTATCGGTTTGGGCGGGATTGCCTCGGCGGAAGATGCAATTGAATTTATATTGGCCGGGGCCTCAATGGTGGCCATTGGCACCGCCATCGCCAAAGACCCATTGCTGGTGAAAAAAGTGGCGAAAGGTGTGGAGCGATATATGAAGCGTCACGGCTATGCCTCGGTCAACGAGATGACGGGCCGCTTGACGCTGAACACCGATACCGTTTTGTGCGGGTAA
- a CDS encoding tRNA (cytidine(34)-2'-O)-methyltransferase: MIHIILYEPEIPQNTGALIRLSANMGAHLHLIQPYAFDLSEKKVRRAGLDYAELANLHEHASLDACLASLQPNRVFALTTKTDRYYTEPSFENGDAFLFGPESRGLPAGVLESLPAEQRLTIPMVPGGRSLNLANAVSVMAYEAWRQLDFDMDLPSH, encoded by the coding sequence ATGATTCACATTATTCTCTATGAACCGGAAATCCCTCAAAACACCGGCGCGCTGATTCGGCTCAGCGCCAATATGGGCGCGCACCTGCACTTGATTCAACCCTATGCCTTCGATCTCAGCGAAAAGAAAGTCCGCCGCGCCGGTTTGGATTATGCCGAGCTGGCCAACCTGCATGAGCACGCTTCGCTCGACGCCTGCCTCGCAAGCTTGCAACCGAATCGGGTGTTCGCGCTGACAACCAAAACCGACCGTTATTATACCGAACCGAGCTTTGAAAACGGCGATGCCTTTTTATTCGGCCCGGAAAGTCGTGGCTTGCCTGCCGGCGTATTGGAAAGTCTGCCCGCCGAACAGCGTCTCACCATTCCAATGGTGCCGGGCGGCCGCAGTTTAAATCTGGCCAATGCGGTTTCCGTCATGGCTTATGAAGCTTGGCGCCAACTCGATTTTGATATGGATTTACCCAGTCACTGA